The Centroberyx gerrardi isolate f3 chromosome 8, fCenGer3.hap1.cur.20231027, whole genome shotgun sequence genomic sequence tgaacataAAGGAAGATCTTAATGAACAAATGCATCTTCTCTGTGATGAAAAACGGCTCAATTTTCTAATCAATTGACTAATAAAACATCCCTAAtctgttttctgatgtaaaacaagtgaaaactagcttagtgctagttcCAAGCTtgccacctgttttgtctgtgaagctgaccaatataACACCCTAGTggattgaaagagagagtgactcCACAGGTACAACTCTCAGTAAACTCCCAGACACATGATCAAGAATGTGTCTGTAGTCAAAATGAGACATGTGACACCTtgcggttttggactacctgcatttggactacctgcattccggtacttatttgcgtggacccggcacctctggtggcatgaaagtttttggggtttttttgtctgccatgtaataatcccaatagttgacttttcctttcccctcccttccaaaaaccaaattggctcatttccatataaagacaggtgattaccctattagaaagtaACAACAAACGCATAGTAATCACATCACATGAGTGAGCTACTCTGCAGAGtatgttatggtaaacttcagacatcgtcatggctaaaagacagttgaatttgctgtccatatgtctgctatgtggactattttggaaaattagacaaggtaagcatggttttttttgtttgtaaactgttctctgctgggacaataacatctaaattcatatttgcatagattcaaacagaaattatttggagtgcggacctgtaagtcccacagttaaatatgtgggacattgcgcatgttatgttgagtgtccagaaataattggtaatataattggttgAGTGAAGGGCTAAGCCTCACAtcaatgtgggcatttcaaaaccagcgcggtccagctgagtgttgCATTTAGGCCGACTAACTTGGCTGCATGGCATGACCATGACAcgttttatttctgtcatttcattattcgctgacattgtttcctacgttcaaagtagatatcctatgaaagtatttgtgttgaatattgatgcgtaactactcgagccagaatttgtctggtaaatggttgaagccattgcagtttccttgatgtgtttatgtatcaTTAGGATATCTCACAGCCAAGTATGTGGGCATTTTATGTTGTGTACagcgcagttatatctttagtccactacttgaagggcaggtttgtaaaaacccatcgttttggacaaaatgagcattatgtagcctatgcaataattaaatattgttataggtccccagtagttggagctctaaggtcatatagtcggtcatttagtaatggTTAGGCTGttggtctacagtaagctgtatggctgcactgagcaccaccgtgcctccaaagcgcttgttgtcttgatatgttccggaaccttttccctccagaccgactcgcgggaacaccgaccacttggtgttccgggacctcatcatttacaaattaagcactgcatGTGACTGTGCGGGGGCAGTGACAGTTGAGGGTGGAGTAAAATGTTGATTACCAGGATAGAATAGTTTACAAACCTTTGGCCATTACAGATAAGAGGGATTGTAATAACCCACCACTCCTATTATTTACAGTCTATGCCCACCACCAGCTAAACATATATTTCTTCTTTGATAAGGCATGTGGGAGGGAAGGGCAACCAACCATAACACACTTGCTCTCCGAAATAAATGGGAGAAGCATGCCCAGTTGTGGTTAAAACAGAGGGAAGAAAATCTAAACACTTTGGATACAGGACAAATGAAGGATTAACTCCACTAGACTAGATTATTACCTTGCTGGTATCCCATCCGCTTGGTGTGAACCTCCATTGAAATGTTTCCAGAGCCAAAGAATGTAACAGATTTATCCTTGCACCCATATTGAGGGTCCTAAAAGAAAAGTTAGTGTGATCAGATAACTGTCTCTTGTGCTCTTAGACATTTCATTAGATCATAAGATAATTTTGCTTTAAAATATTAACTCAGCAATTTCCTACCATAAGTCCAGGAGTATCCATGTCTGGTTTGGACACAACCGTGAATTTGGTTTTAACTTTTTTTGTCACCTTCATTGATTGTTTCAGCTCTGCCCTCAACTGATGGACAACTTTGCCTATCTGGGATTTGAAAGACGATGGCATTTTCCTAAGAAATACCACaattgaaaatggaaatgaaatgacaagcaagtaaaacatcaaatcaaagtaGAAATGTAGTAAGCACTGTGAATAATATGCACCTGTCAGGAATCTTGAAGGAAAAAGGAAACACATGTCTTCCTCGCCCAATGACTTCAGTGCCTGAAAAACAGTTTCTGTTTATGTATCATTACTGTAAGGATCTTCCCTTTCAAAGAATCCATTAAGAACGGTTTGTTGTGTGAAAGTCTGCGTGTCAGGTGCAATGTCTATTATATCAATGACTGTATTGATTTAATACATTACCATCTTGTCTGGCCTCTCTCAAGATGTGGTGCTTGATTTCGTAATATTTCTCATTGGACCACAACACAACATGTACATTTTGTCCATAATGTTCGTGCCAGCAAACCTTAGCTTTTCCCTTTCCGATGAAAAGGAGCGACTGGATGCAAGTTTCTTTTGAAACCTCCACGATGATTCTCCCATTAACGGTATCTCCGTTCGTGAAGGTGTTTTTACTGTTGATGGCATCATATTCAATTGCAAAATTTTTGATAGTCATTTTCCTCGGAGAAATACACTGTTCAAAAGGAAAATCTCTTATAAAGCAAACTCCCAACAGCTCTTCAGCAGACGTTGTTTCAACAGATGACGATAGCTCATCAGCAAATCTTGTTTaaccagttttgttttgttgtagcTTTCCAAGTATGCCAGCAGCCACGTATGAGAGCCTGTGTAGGACATAATTCAAACTTGGTccaccagtcacacacacagcgcctTGAAAAAGTATTCAGCCCcaacacattttttacattttgtgctgCAGATTTTGAGTTTGAAATAGTACAACTCTTTGGCATTGATCCACAAAGTAAAAAGGACCatgtcaaaaaaaaagtaaatgttccAAAACCTTCCCCAAAACAATTGactaaaaattaaaaacagcaatGACAAAATTTAGAAAGTGTTGATATCCCTACAAGGTATGTCAAAAGTCACACAATTTGTTGATTGACTCCACCTGTGTCAGAAATTAGTGGATCACTTGTTATCAGTTCTTTTGTAAATATGAATACGCCTCTTTCTGTGAGGTTCTACAGCATggtgaagacaaaaaaaaagactcaaaaTGAAGACGAAAGAGCTTTCCAAACAAGGTAACAACCATCCCCTCTGTGAAGTACGGCGGTGGCAGCATCTTGTTAGGAAGAAGCTTTTCAGTGGCAGGGACTAGCAATTTAGTCAAGATCAATGGGAAGATGAATAGTTCACATTACGGACAAAGACCTGCTACCCTTTGCCAAAAAGCTCAAACCAGGGAGGAAGTTTGTGTTTCAACTGGACAGTGATCCAAAGCACACTGCAAGAGCAACACAGGAGTGGCTTAAAATGAAGAAACTAAATGAGTCCTGACCTTAATCCCTTCAAAAATCAGTGGACTTCAAGACCTTAAACTTGTTGTCGATCGCCACTCCCCAACTAACCTGACCCAGCTTGGCAAATGGACAAATATTGCTCCATCATGGTGTGCAAAGTTAATAGAGACTTAACCTAAAAGACTACTGGTTGTAAAAGTTGCAAGAGGTGGTTCAACTAAGTACTGACCCAGGGGgatgaatgatttttaaaattaatttatggTTTACTATTATCTTGAATGTGATctcaaataaatattttcattctaaaaaaataaaaataaaaaaaataaatgaagatttatcaatatgaaataatatgcacatacatgtatatTACTAAATACTCCATGCACTTATGGTTATCTCTTTAGGATTCTTAACGCCTCTCCTGTGAGGTGGAGGTAACTTGCGGCGTGAAGAGAGAGGAATCGTGCATTAATTCAGTAAGGCGAGGTAGGACATTTGCCATATCTTAGCCTCAGTGAGTCCAAGTGTGATCTTTtaatttttatcattataatgaagAGCAAAACATTGCCAGAAGTCTATTTAAAACTGCCAGGAAAaaaagcattcaggaccaatgttctcTCTGAgctgtgtgcagctgtgcagcatctaataatttatcacactggcTCAAATAATAAAATCTTGTCAGTTATCAGTAACTGCTCCGCTTCAGACATTTAGTCGGCATAAGTGGGTTTTGGAGGTTTTGGTGGCAGATGATATTAGGTGCAGGAACTTTGCCATAACTTAGGTGTTAGTGAATCGAAGCCCCTGAGAACAATGCATTTCAATGAGTCTGAACATGATTGTGTGGTGGTGGTTCTACCCAGTAGTCGATTTGCACACAAATTTCAAGGGGGATGGTGGGGTCTTATGGAGACAAACAATTTGATAGTGGCGAAGACAGCATGGAGGGTAGGGGACTAGCTGTTTACCCTTTTGTATATATTGTAACAGCACAAAGGTAATTCTATATTCAAAAGACATGCAAGTTAGGGATGTTAGGTATCAGATACTCCTGCCAATGTCCTTAACCAAGGCACTGTTCTCAGAATTGGAGTTGGGTCTGTGGGCGCTGCCCTGTGGCTGCCCACTGCTTTTAAATAGTTAGGATGGGTCAAATacagaggacaaatttccccacggggatcaataaagtgtaacTTAATGTAACTTAATACTCATGGCACTTTTATCTTATCCAAACTTTAAATTTATAGTTATCAAACCTTTACTTGTGCTCGCTTTGTCATCTTCTCCTGCTTGCTTTGCCTCTGCTACATCGTCTATTAAAACATCCTCCTGAACCTGGCTATCGTCTAGGGAGAAAATATAGACTAGTCAAAAGCTTTTCAATGATGGCCAAATAGGCTACTTCGTACAAAGGTacccctcctgtgtgtgtgtgcatgcgcgtgtgtttacatttgtttcaGCCTTAGAAGTTATCAGTTTCCTGTACCAGCATAGATTACCCCCCAAAGCAGTAATCAAATTATGAGCCACTGCACAAAATTCAGCACATACTAGAGTAAATGCCTTTGTGCTCTAAGTCCCATGATCCTTAGTCAAATTTTATTTGGGCTTATGTGAGAACGACACACAAAGGGCTTCCTCCCTTTGACGGTGATTACCTGCCACTTGAACAACAAAATTCAAATTAGGTTAATCTTGACTTCCCGTTTAttttgttgcctggcaacatccCGTTGAGGatgaaatgtagcctaatgtatggcctaatgtttttttttttcttcatgaatataattttgatgttaaaatatCAACTATCTATCTAATCTCTGTttaatctctgtttctcttttgccCCGCTTAGAACAGTGTAGGCTAAATTATAGAAAATAATCATTGTGACTCCTGACGTTTCTCACACCTgtagttttcttctttttgaagAAGTCCCACAGATCTACCTGCTCACCAGCCCATTTGGGCCAAAATAATATCTAGAGCTGcaacaattaatcgattaatcgattagttgtcaactattaaattaatcgccaactattttgataatcgattaatcggtttgagtaattttttaagaaaaataagtcaaaattctctgattccagcttcttaaatgtgaatattttctggtttctttactcctctatgacagtaaactgaatatctttgggttgtggacaaaacaagacatttgaggacgtcatcttgggctttgggaaacactgatcaacatttttcaccattttctgacattttatagaccaaacaactaatcgattaatcgagaaaataatcgacagattaatcgacaatgaaaataatcgttagttgcagccctaataaTATCCTCAAGGTGTCATAGCCGCGTTGCAGGTTTTGCTGTGTCAtcaaccaataaaaaaaaacatgcatccGTATCAATGCAGGTGCGTGTGACCCCCCGCCGTCGGATTTGCTGAAAACTCCAGATGTGCTATATTCTCTAAAATGATGAAATATCAATAATAAGTGGCTTAAACATTTCTTGATTAAATGATatctttgtgccataaagagGATGAAAGGGGGATGGCAGTGTTACAAAGGGGATGGTTTTTGACAATTTTTATTTCAAGGGGGATGGCATTCCCTCGCATCGACTACTACCCCAAGAGTCATTGTATGACTGTACCATTTCGATGCACTCTCTAACATCATAGCTCAAGACATTACTTAATTCAAGAAAACTACTTTTTAATTTCAAGTCATGGGTTAGATCTATTACATTGCAGGAACATGGAACATGGATAGAATGAGGAATGTCAGGTTTGTAGTTAGGACCCAAAAGCGGAACACACCAGGCAGAGGCAGGGGTAAAAGTTCAAGGGTCTTTACTGAGCCGAAAACCAAAGTCCAAATCCAAATCAGAACCAGATAATCCAAACAAGCCAGGCAACAGTACAGAAACAGTGAGCTGAGACAGAATCCAGTAGGCAGgcaaaaagaacacaaaatgaactgaatatGCATAAAGAGGAAATCAAAAGACCTCGGCTGGATTCctgacagaggaaagagagaatgaggaaagaaaacaacaacttcATAACTTTCTCGTTATAGCCATACTTGAACATTATGTAACCTACTTTGTATTACTGTCATGTGACATCTTGTGCAATGCGAATCTTGGTTGTTTGTTCAGATAAGATTGCCTGATAGTTTGTTAGTACCAGGGAAGTCCATGTCTGCTGTCTGGCAAAGTAAAATTTGGGCACTGCATGATACCTTCATCGATCTGCTTACCTTTGCCTCCAAACAGTACTCAACTTCGCCTCAGCAGGCCTTGAAGGTCAGTGGCATGTTACATATGCAGCCATCAGCATGTCTTGAGATGTCTTGCATGTCTTGAGACGTCTTCACTGATATGTCTCAAGACATCTCAAGACATGCTGATGCCTGGGAATGCTATAGGAATGTGAGAAATGGCAACAAGTGAGACATCATCACAAGCAAGAAAAGGATTATTCAAAACATACAAGTAAGCAAGTATTTTAT encodes the following:
- the LOC139912043 gene encoding arrestin domain-containing protein 3-like, which produces MTIKNFAIEYDAINSKNTFTNGDTVNGRIIVEVSKETCIQSLLFIGKGKAKVCWHEHYGQNVHVVLWSNEKYYEIKHHILREARQDGTEVIGRGRHVFPFSFKIPDRKMPSSFKSQIGKVVHQLRAELKQSMKVTKKVKTKFTVVSKPDMDTPGLMDPQYGCKDKSVTFFGSGNISMEVHTKRMGYQQGEALKVKAEISNQSTRSVKPKFILYEKKSFFAQGRRRVSTNDILKEKIEPVESSSKQTVTKVITIPRELPPSILNCSIIKLEYRLKVVLDVSMTKNPEVKLPIVVLPSSEAASKEHEEYWSKPLNTW